The genome window AGAAGTGGTGTGTTAATGGCCTTTGGCAAATATGCATCATGCTTGGGCTATAACTACAGAGGAAAGACATTACCAGATGGGACCTGAAAAAGCAACAGTGGGTAGAGATAGTGCAACTTcagattttctttgaaaaattctcttttttttttttttagtgataGCAGGACTTGGGACTTGCATAGATCACACTTGTTCCCTCGTTGTCCTGCTAAGACAAGAGCATTATATCAGTCACAAGATCACAGTGAGGGACCTCACAAAGGTTATagagacaaaacagaaatgacAGAGCCTAACCCATAACCCATTAATTTATTAACAGTTTCTCTGTGAAGAACATCATTAAAATTTCAGACTACCCTGGGCCAGGACTTCAAATCCACTTCCACCAAATTCTGAACCCAAAGGAAATATGTGGGTAGTGACTGATCCTTCTGGTGCCAGTGTTGGAAATGTCAGCTTTCACTGCTGAGCAATTTCCTAGGCCAATCTGATGCTTTGACCAGCTCCACTTCTAAGCTTTTTGCATaagttttttttgttaaaaaaatccccaagaatcacaaaaaaaaaaaaaaaaggaagaagaaatgtaaaTCCTATTGTTTTGGAACTGTGTTGTAATATTTGAATGAGGTGCATTCACAGTGGCACCTAAAAAAATACTGATGTCCATGTATCTCACTGCAAGCAGTTCAGCTAAATATTGGTCTTATttattctgggtttttttttaagtagaacGTGAAATATAGTCATGAACCTGCCAAGGACATTTGGATTCAGGTTTTACTAGTTCCTCAAACTTAACCCAGCTGGGAAAAGATTTATAGTAAGTGTCAGTGTGAttctcaaaaaggaaagaagttgATAATAATGAGAAATTAGGATGCAAAGATAGCTCATCAACctcaaaaccccaaagcccAACACCCACCCCCCAAACCCAGAGATTTCCTCACCTAGTTTTTGCACATCTAAATTCTATTCTGTGGATAGATACAAGTGTGTGTCCATTTCCATGTGTAAATTGTGACTTGCTAAGTAAGCAAGAGTCTGTCCTTAATTTATAGCAGATTAAAAGGTTTTATCCCATACTGAGAGAGTGATTTACTTTCTCATGGGTAATGGAGAGGAACTGGATgttgctgctcctcagggatgtGTTGATCCAGTGTAAGGATAAATGTATCATTAGTGCTGTACATAGAAAAGCTTTGCAGGTCATAAACTAACCAGGCAGTTAGAAAACACCAGTTTCCTACTGCAGAGGTTTTGAAAGAGAagttctgtctttaaaaaaaggctACAATGACTGAAAGTCCAGTTCTTAAAGAGGCATCAGTGGACTATCTGTCAGGCTTGAATGGTGCAGCGCAGCAAAGGGCAGCAACGCCTGACTCAGCTTGCAGCTGAACCCAGAACTGGTAAAGTTTGCTActtgctgctctcagagcaCAGGTATGTACCATGGATGCTGAAGTTTTTAAGGAACAAAAACTTTTACAAGAATACTCTTCCTGTTAATAcgaacaaaatgaaaatggtgATTTTGGTTTTCACTTGGATTTTCAAAGATTtactgctgctcctgtgaggAGGAACCTGTAAAAACTAGCAGTCTGTGGTGGAGCCAAATGCCTACAAACCCCCTAAAGTTTTTAATCTCACACAAATGCTCACATATTGAGCAACAAAACCATGAAAATAAAGGGCAACCATAATAACTTGCAAATGCATGGCATAAAACTTGATAATGTTATGCTGGCAATCCTTGGAAGTATTCCATTTCACAGTGTGACAGAGAAGACAGGAGTGCAGGATTTCAGGAGGGGTGCTTTGGAAGTGAAGTGAACTTGGAAGTGAAGGTTTTTGGCAGCTTGCAGAGGACCCAGGGCTGTCAAGGTACTTCTGACTCACAGTAGCAAGTCTGCCCCGCCAGAGGGAGATGCATCTGGAAGGAGAGGGCTGCATTGTGCTGCTGATGGGTAGCATTGCTGGGGAACCACTGGGtcaaagcagcaaaaacatCTCCTTTCCTAGAGAGCTGGCATCAAGCTCTGGGTTTCCACCTTCCATTCTGCAGACAGCACATGGATCATATTTAAAggtgccttttccttttcccactcAGTAACTCACCATTGTGTGTGAAAAATCAAAGGGAAGTTAAATAAACCAAGCATGATTGCATTGCTCAGTTTGGCAATCCACTGTCTTCAGGCTGACTTCAGGCTGATAACTTCTTGTTTAGTCTCAGagtcttcctctttctttctgcaCATCTtggcatttctttaaaaaacattgtAAAAATACCATTTCCTAAAATATCACCTTCTCGGAGGGAGTGACAAACAAAATTGCCTTATATCACTTGATTAGGCAgactgaattttgaaaaataatttaatttcaagtgGCACTCATGCTACATTTGATCTTAGACAACAAGTCTGGAGTCTGGAAGACTACTTATAactgaaaattacaaaattgAGCATAGAGAATATATGTCCACCAAATACAAATAGCTTTAGGAAAACATTGGGTTCAGTTGGGTTTTTAACTGTAGTTTGTGATGAATGTTCAGTAGCAAAAAATGGAATATTTGTGTAATTATGGGAAAATTGCTCAATGGACACACTCTCCTCCACATTTTCTAGGAAACAAGGTGATACTAAGGTTCACAAAGAAAGGCCCTACTCCTCCCCCTGACAGTCTGAATcaacttttttgttttagttcAAAAGTGAGAGTGTTTCTTCAGATTTGACATATTGCCAGTTCCATCAGTGTACAGAAATAGGGTTCCACTGTCATGGACTTGTTTTGTAAGACTGGTCCTTGATTTTTCCTTGTAAGGTGATGTCAGCTTCATTACTGGCAACAGTTCCTTTTTCCACTCACCTAACTCTAGTCCACAGTGCCAACAAATTCTCCTTCACTTTTGCAGCAGATGATGACAGGGATGCCCAGGTCAAGGACTCCATTTTCTGATGGACATTTTGCATCCCCGGTGCATTGTTACTGCAGGAGTAACAAGAATATTTGGAGTCTGTGCAGTGCACATGGGAAATGTGTCCTCTGGGATGCATTAAGTCTGAGTACAACTGCAGTTTTCCCTGGGGGAATCAGCTGTGGTGGGAGAGGCCCCAAAACCTGAGGAAGGTTATGGAAAGGAGAATGGACAAGTGATTATTTTGTCCCCAGAGCCATTGTCTGTGATAGTGTAGTCATGGCTGGTGTTTACAACATGTGGCAAGCAGGGCATGGGTGAGAGTCAGGGACTTTCTGTGCTCAGCTTGATTGTGCTGTATTTGGACCAAGCACAGGGATATCCAAACCCATACTTCTAGTTCCCATTGTTCCAGAGGCTGCTGATGTCCACTGGTCAGAGCCCCTGGGGATGTGCACTGTGAAGGGCTCCCCTGAGCTCTGGCATTTGGCTGAGGCCAAGCCAAAATGGAAATCAGGAGATACACCCACTGGCACATGTCTAATCCTAAAGGATGGATTAGAGATCCTTGCTCTGACTATTGCATGCTATAAACACAGAGTGAACAGGTGACACTGAACACATGTTCAGAAATAACGccttcttctttttaaacagtgCGATTTTATTACAAATGAAAACacagttaaaatatttgttgcAATCAATAACTACAAAATCACTTACTTATGGATATATAGCATCAAAAATACACCCCTTTACTATCAAAAATATTCCCCTCTCCTAAAACTTAGTCACCATTCATTAAAGAGATTTCTCTTCCCTTATAAAAAATGAGTTTAGGTCTATTACATGAGTATCACATGCAGATACACTGACACACGCACACGTTCCAGTGGTGGAACTGTTCAAAAGGTTCCCTACCCTCTTCCTTTTCTAGGCACAGAGCACTCCTTTTGTTTCTACTTTCCCTCTTCCTTGCTCTTGATTCCATTCCATGTCCAACACTGACATATTgtattgcttttgttttaaaaatctttgctgtTTTAGAATATTTAATGGTTAACTAGAGGCATGTCAGTAATTCAGGGCAGCCTTTAAGGCTCTTCATATGGGTAAATGGAACCCTTCAGTGGCTGCTATACCTGCAGAAGACGCGTATTGATACATTTCTCCTTCTGAGACCCTTTTAGACGAAGACAGAGCCATCCTGGTCACTGGTGTTCTGGGTTACGTTGCTGTTCACCACACTTTCTGCATAACTAACTGAATGAGAGACCTGGTAGTGACTGCAGGGcccacagaaacacaggaatGGACAGTACTTCAAGCAGACATGATAAAGGTATTTCCTGAATTTTTCCCCAGCAAATGCATAGATAAAAGGATTGAGACAACAGTGACTGAATGCAATGGTTTCAGCCAGGTGCATTGCGTAGTCCAATGACTTAATTTGGCTGCAATCTGTGAATAACTCATAGTGCTTTAAAGTATCTAGAAAAATCAGTACATTGTAGGGggaccaaaacagaaaaaaaaccaccaccacaaCCAATATCAGTTTTATGGCTCGGgcttttttctgatttttgcagGACAGAAGAGTTTTGATGATCCCACAGTAGCAATAGAATATGATACAGACTGGGATGAGAAAGCCAATGGTGTTCAGCTCCGTATTGCAGAACACTGGCCAGATGttctccagcttctctgggaagaCAGCAATGCAGTAATTTTCTATGAGCTGGGTGAACACAAATTGTGGCACCGACACTAGAACTGCTATTGCCCACACTCCACAGCTTACAAGAAAGCCATGTCTTACTGTTCTGGATCTCAGAGAATAAGTTGCCCGGACAATGGCTAAGTACCTGTCAATGCTGATAACAGTGATAAAGAACATTCCCCCAAAGAAACCAATGTAATACAGTGAGGAAACAGCTGTACATGCAACAGTCCCAATGGTCCATCCACGGACCGTGCTGGACGCCCAGAACGGGAGGGAGATCACAAAGAGAAGGTCAGAGATAGCCAAGTTCAGGAGATAGATGTCAGTGATGCTTTTTTTATTGCCTTTCACAATGGCAAAAACCACCATTAGATTCCCTGTGAGGCCAAGAGCAAACACGATTATGTAAAATAgtggcagaaatattttcccaaactCTTGGATGTCGGTTTTATTGCAGGAGAAAGCATCTTCATCGTAAACGTATTCAGTTGTTGCTTGTGAGTATGCTTCTGTCATGCTGAATTTGCTAGCTAGAGGCAAAAtggaaaaagtaaagaaaataacattagAGCAATCTTATATGTGCTGTGGTAAATACTGAAAGACTGCATCAAGCATACTTTGAGATTTTGTCACTATTTATTTTAGTGAGGGTTGTATTACTGTGGAGCTGATGGTAGTTATGTTATGACAAAAGTCCAGACTCTGCTGTTACATGTACTTCACTGAAAATTAACTCtttagaataagaaaaaaattaatgacatTTTCAAGGGCTGTCACATAAGCCCCTACTTATTgaagtgcagcaggagcagcagcaaggtgagagctggctgagctgtgcaTGTGGTGCATGGCAGCACCACGAGCAAGGCAGGTGCTCTGCTGGTCTGTGGGCAGTGCTTGGCAGGAAACAATAGTTCACAAGTAGATGTTGAGCAGACTCGGTGCCTGTCAACACCCCAACAGCCCCATCTTCCCCTCTCACCAGCCCTGGACTGGAAGGGTACAAGGGACCCAGTTTGGCCAGGCCTGAGCTGATGCTTGCTGGTAAGGGAGGAGCAAGTCTGCCCTGGGACATTGCTGGCAGCAAGCCTATCTTTGATGAGGCTTTTCTAAAAATCATCCTATgatcaaaaaaagagaaaatatattgaCCCTTTTCCTCAAGTAACAAAGCATCTCATgactgctcctgctctggctgtgagGCTGGAGCCAGGAATTCACCTCGGCTGAGTCCAAAGAGACTATGGGGTGCAGGTGTGTGACCTCTAGGCTCAGTGGTCTGCACACCCAAAAACTCAGAGCACCTGTCATTTCATCTGCTGTCCTTTAGGATGTGGTGTTCAAGTCCCTGCAAAGATTTCTGTTTGCAAGGAATCAAAAATCCTATAGGAGTGCAGATGTTGCTGTATTTGGTCTGCTCCCTGGTTGGGAAAAGAGCTTGAAAGTATCCATTACTTGGTCTCACTGTAGGAGATGAAAGACAGTGAGTGTGATGCATGGTCCAGAAGCCAGCCTGTTAAAGCTGAGACCGAAAGAAAAGGCCAGTGATAACCAAACTGCAACTAACAACTACCCCTTGGCCACATCCTCTTACAGGAACCCCCTGCTGCCTGTACCGAAGGGACTCAGTACAGTGACCACAGACTGCCTATGTTTACAATCTCCTGTTAGTGGGAGATATAATCATACAGTCAACAAACAGCAGGGCATCCAATGCAGGTCAGGCCAAATCTGCTTTAAGACAAGACAGATTGCTTTCCAGACTGCTGACCACACTGATGAAACCTCTTTTCCTGAATATAAGGTGAGCATGGACACACTGCTCAGTAGTAGGTGCTGATGGTGTATAGCTACTCTGACTCCTGACACTTATAGCTAAGCGATTGGAATCCACATTTCACCAACAGCTTTATAACTTCTGTTTCAAATAAGCCATTCAAAATTAAACATGAAATAAAGATGTCCTCAGGTGTGAGATACTTTTCTATGACATGGTGGTAACTACAACAATCTTCCCCATGAGTAGCTACTATGACCATACTGACATTTTCCCCTAATGCCTCATTGCCAGAGCATCGTTTATGGTATTGGCTGTGAAGTTCTGGCCTCTTATTTTGTAGCAATATCTTAAAGAGTGTATTTTTTGTCTAATGCAGGCTctcaatttaaaaacatttttaacctGAATGTTCAAATTCTAATGATTACTGCCTACAGACTCGAAACACATCTTTGTGGTTGCACACAGGAAAAGTGGGCTAGAAAAGGCTGTCTCAGCACTGGTAGCGCTGGGGCATGGGCACAGTATGGGGAAAGCTGTTTGCAGCAGGCAGGCACACCCCTGGGCAGAGTGGCTCTCGCAGTATCTATCCACTTGAACTGGTAGCTGAGTCTGCCTTCAGAGTCTgtccagcccctgcctgtcAGCCCAGGGATAACAGTGGCTTCAATTCTCCAGCCTCTGGAGAGGAGATATCTGGCACCAGCAGAGTTAAAGGGATACAAGCTGGAAAAGCTTAGGTGCTGAGGCAGAAGCTGACAGCAATTGCAAACAAGATACTTATTTTCTACTGGTGACATAAATAAAGAGTTGCCATCTCTTTATCTGCCCTGTTGAGTGATACAGATATGAGCAGGAGACATCACATATAATCTCAATAACCCATCATTTTCTGCCATGCCAtcctgatttctttctttctgagaTTAAATGTatgcagaaaaagcagcagggtACCAAGTCTCCTGTGCTGAATATGTGTCATCACTCTGTCAGCCCCCCCAGCTTCTTTGCCACTGAGCTGTTACTGCACCCATCTGTGCACCCAGAGCCTACACCTTTCTCTGTGGGCTCATGTGCTCCACAGCTGGTCCTGCACTCATGCAGCAGTAGCTGAGGGCTGCAGAAGGGACTGACTGGGGCAGGAGCACATGGCCTATGAGAAAGGTTTGGTTAGCCTCAACAAGAAATATCTCAAGAGGGATTTAGGGAGAAGGTGTAAAGGTGAAGCAGACAACTTTCCTCAGGGGAATAAATAGCAATAGCCATGGGAAATCATTACTTTATgtattgaaaataaatgtttgccATGATGGTGGTCAAACACCAAGACAGGGCTCCAGAGAGGTTGTGGGATCTAATCCCTGGAAGTACTTGAAACTCAGCTGGCCGTGCTCTGTGCATGGGTTTGGACAAGAGACCTCCAGAAGTCCTGTCCTATCCCTGTGACTCTGTGGCAATGCCAGACAGAGATCATGCTGTTTCTGCAAACTGCTCCAGCTTCTTCTCTGCCAAGTCAGCTCCTGTTTCAGACATGTCATTCCTGATATGACAACCAGAAGTCTCATcagacaaagaggaaaaaactgaTCAAAGCTTGCTTGTATCCCCTTAACACCTTTGCTAATTATGCTGTCATTCAGAGAGGGCTGTTTGGTGGTGTTTGCCTTGACTGTCTGTGCTGTATGAAATCCTGCTCTGGAGAGAGGAAATGCACATTGCTTTACTCTCCTCTCTAAGAATCTCGAGCTATGCTGGTTTTTAACATGCTTGCTCCCTTGATTCATATTGAGAAAGGCAGCTTGTCTGAAGAGTTTCCATATGTGTCTGTAGAATTCATTGTGCTCTGCTGGACAGAGGATATCACACATATAAGGAAATGCAGCTCCCACCAGGGGCTAGCCCTCAGGTCTGGCAGAGTTCTGCACAAACTTCTGAACTGGACATTGCCTGGATAGAGAGGTATGGGAATGGCCACCTTCTTCACTGGAGAACATTTACACAGATGTACAGGAGAAACTCCTGGCCTTAGTGAAGTAAACAGAAACATTGCTTGTGCTGGGATACTTCCTGAAATACCTTTTCAGTCAAGTAATCTCCTTTAACTTACTGATGAGGATCATTTATTTCTACAGTAGTAGATTATTTCCTTTACCCTTGGATGGGTGCTTGTGGGGTCTGTGGTACCTACAGCAAAGGGAAATGTAAGACTGTGTATTGCATGTCCAGGGGCAAGCAAGGACTGCACTTACTAAAATGACATAGGGGTTTGAATCTTCTGGCAGTCTGTGGCTTATTCATCTCTGTCTCCTggatttcatttatcagcagtCACTCATATCCTTCCAGCACCACTCATGCTACACAGGCaatgccaccagcactgcttgAATATTTAGCTCCTCTGATACCACTTTGCTCAGTTTCAACTGATGATACTCTGTAGATGGGCTGCAAATTTCAAAGGGCTCCCAAAACCCAGCCCATAGCAGATAGGGATAATATGTTGAAATGATATTGCACCTTAAAGAGAGAAACTTAGATCTGACCATTCTCCATCCTTTCCTGTCACATATTCTCTGTCAGCCTCCCAAAGTCCACTGCAGCACATGCTGCAGGTTTCTCATCATCACCTTCAacacaattttctcttttatgctTACAATAAATGTTCACTTAAGGGACAGAGTGAACTGAAGATGTAGAGGACACAGGAGGACTGCAAGGCTTTGAGGTTTCTCCATCAGATATTTTCCCTTGCTGACTACAGGAAATAGTAGATTCGCTTCTGCTTCTCATGGAACTGCTCAAccacttttctctctctccgGATTTCCCCATCAATTTTACACCCCACTCttcacaaacacttctgctCCTAATCATGTTTATAGCTGCCTCAAAGACCATAGTCCGCAAGACCAGGACCACTGTTTCTCAACCCAACCACCATGTGCACCCCATGAAATACAGAGGGAAGTGAAATTGTGAGAGGTCTGCAAACTCCTCTGCAGAACAGAAGTTGCATTTCAATCTTCAAGCTACACTGGCATCAGGCTGGGTGACATAAGAGCAAATCCTGTTTATATGTCTAGATATCAGATATATCAGATTCTTTCCAGGTATCATCCCTGGCACTTCAGTCAAGTGCCATGTTACAGGCTTTACTGCCAAAAAGAGGGAGATCACAAGCAGTCTGCCTCCCTCTCATGCTGCTCCTACCACCAAATTAAAAGAAGTGAAAACAATGACCAAATCCAGACCTCTGCTAGAGGGTCACACTTCAGATTTGCACAATATGCTAATAAAAGTATTTCAGCCTTAGAAAGATTTTCATACCTTAATCAGCATTTCTGAGTGATTACATGCTTTTCTCATGCTagaaaaaacatgttttcaatGCACCCTGAATAACCTGATGAATCAGCTGGCCCTGGGAAGCTGTAGGCTTTGTGAGAAACCCTGTGAAACCCTACAGGTGTGTGTATATCCCTTTTTCACCCTTAGGTCTGAGCTGCCATCACcgcacacaaaaataaatgctcttGCTTTTATGCATTTGCAACTACACCCACCTCCTTCTTACCAGTTGTGATTCTCAGCAAGAACACAGGGATGACCTCAGGCACCTccaaaagaaatgctgaagttATGGTGGCACTTctaacacacacaaaaaaagagattgaAGTAAATAACCAGAAGTAGGTGAGAACTAGGAGGAGATAGCACTCTGGGTAAAACTTAACCAGCCTGGCAAGCAGCTACCACAGAATCATTAGACTACCACAGACACCTCTACCCATTTAGATAACACACCACCCCAAACTTAGGCGTTAAGATTAATATATTAACCAGAGATGGGGCCTGGTTGCTAGTCCTACGCCCTGCTAGTTCCTGTAATTTACttagtttatttttcagatcAGAGTGGTTCCATTCACAGGCAATGGCCTGTGGAGCTGGTTGGGACCATGTTAGATAGCCAGGGTCAAAAGCAAGCCCATCCCACCAAATGCAGTTACTTTAAATCTTAAATTTCAGTCTTTCATTCATTCCTGAAGTGGGGAGATGTTTCCCTATTCTACCTCTACATGCAGACCTTTGAAAGTGGAAAGCAAGGTGAGACGGCTGATCTAACCTAACCTTTAACTCaggcaaaataaatttaaactgTAAAGGGGCAGAGTGCAGCTAAGGCCAA of Molothrus ater isolate BHLD 08-10-18 breed brown headed cowbird chromosome 1, BPBGC_Mater_1.1, whole genome shotgun sequence contains these proteins:
- the LOC118701847 gene encoding CX3C chemokine receptor 1-like translates to MTEAYSQATTEYVYDEDAFSCNKTDIQEFGKIFLPLFYIIVFALGLTGNLMVVFAIVKGNKKSITDIYLLNLAISDLLFVISLPFWASSTVRGWTIGTVACTAVSSLYYIGFFGGMFFITVISIDRYLAIVRATYSLRSRTVRHGFLVSCGVWAIAVLVSVPQFVFTQLIENYCIAVFPEKLENIWPVFCNTELNTIGFLIPVCIIFYCYCGIIKTLLSCKNQKKARAIKLILVVVVVFFLFWSPYNVLIFLDTLKHYELFTDCSQIKSLDYAMHLAETIAFSHCCLNPFIYAFAGEKFRKYLYHVCLKYCPFLCFCGPCSHYQVSHSVSYAESVVNSNVTQNTSDQDGSVFV